One region of Trichosurus vulpecula isolate mTriVul1 chromosome 1, mTriVul1.pri, whole genome shotgun sequence genomic DNA includes:
- the C1H8orf88 gene encoding uncharacterized protein C8orf88 homolog isoform X3 produces the protein METKKLIGKPLQPARPVRHLSSPHGAAFPFNFQNESPCSTQCLQSGVGRQCKTNGMQTFTQSLSQPQQHQSPVKKERIKYSRDFLLKLSSVSICRKKPDFLPDHPIVLQKPENNQSFK, from the exons ATGGAAACCAAAAAATTGATTGGTAAACCGCTTCAGCCAGCAAGACCAGTTAGACATCTGTCTTCTCCTCATG GAGCAGCATTCccctttaattttcaaaatgaaagtcCTTGCAGCACTCAGTGTTTACAAAGTGGAGTTGGCAGG CAGTGTAAGACTAATGGAATGCAAACCTTCACTCAAAGTCTTAGCCAACCACAGCAGCATCAGTCTCCAGTCAAAAAAG AAAGAATTAAATATAGCAGAGATTTCCTGTTGAAGCTTTCAAGTGTTTCCATCTGTAGAAAGAAACCAGACTTTCTGCCTGATCATCCCATTGTACTCCAGAAGCCA
- the C1H8orf88 gene encoding uncharacterized protein C8orf88 homolog isoform X4, whose amino-acid sequence METKKLIGKPLQPARPVRHLSSPHGAAFPFNFQNESPCSTQCLQSGVGRCKTNGMQTFTQSLSQPQQHQSPVKKERIKYSRDFLLKLSSVSICRKKPDFLPDHPIVLQKPENNQSFK is encoded by the exons ATGGAAACCAAAAAATTGATTGGTAAACCGCTTCAGCCAGCAAGACCAGTTAGACATCTGTCTTCTCCTCATG GAGCAGCATTCccctttaattttcaaaatgaaagtcCTTGCAGCACTCAGTGTTTACAAAGTGGAGTTGGCAGG TGTAAGACTAATGGAATGCAAACCTTCACTCAAAGTCTTAGCCAACCACAGCAGCATCAGTCTCCAGTCAAAAAAG AAAGAATTAAATATAGCAGAGATTTCCTGTTGAAGCTTTCAAGTGTTTCCATCTGTAGAAAGAAACCAGACTTTCTGCCTGATCATCCCATTGTACTCCAGAAGCCA